In one Alnus glutinosa chromosome 14, dhAlnGlut1.1, whole genome shotgun sequence genomic region, the following are encoded:
- the LOC133856617 gene encoding uncharacterized protein LOC133856617: MGGRGRSRTQRRDNVWKRPKSDPSPDNKNNNENDKPNWQPFATQNPAFDEYYKEQGIVSPEEWDSFMEVLRKPLPAAFRINSSSQFCADIRSQLERMSL, translated from the exons ATGGGAGGTAGAGGTAGATCTCGTACTCAGAGAAGGGACAACGTTTGGAAGCGCCCCAAGTCCGACCCTTCCCCtgacaacaaaaacaacaacgaAAATGACAAGCCCAATTGGCAGCCGTTCGCCACCCAAAACCCCGCCTTTGATGAATACTATAAG GAGCAAGGGATAGTGTCCCCAGAAGAGTGGGACTCCTTCATGGAAGTTCTTCGAAAACCATTGCCTGCGGCTTTTAGAATCAATTCAAG tAGCCAGTTTTGTGCAGACATCCGATCACAGTTAGAGAGAATGAGTTTATGA